A part of Bacteroidia bacterium genomic DNA contains:
- a CDS encoding DUF5060 domain-containing protein, protein MKKHYTRLIYTAIIFSLQPAFMFALPSINGVTPAATVVGQYEKFEVSVSLTANYTNPYDYDQIRVFATFTSPSGDQQIVDGFFMKDYTLTGAGTLNDNGTEGFRVRFSPHETGIWTYVVSVTDNSGTGAFTAQNFTCDIASNPKNKGFVKTGATRYLQFDNGDQYIPVGENIAWQVSNPFVDYTNWVGGLITNNANFFRLWHAHWGLGIEWRNGSDSFLGLRKYKEFNSRYQDWLFDYCAQNGVYVMLCLQHHGQVSAQTNPNWSDNPYNANLGGPCQNTWDFFSNPTAKAHTKNRFRYVVARWGYARSIMAWELFNEVDLTDNFDLHKGDVSDWHDEMAAYIKSIDPYGHIVTTSFSNDKNDPAIWTAPDMDITQTHFYLNTPHIERVVVKGITSYLDQYDKPTLSGEFGLGGSSSISNQDPDGVHIHNSLWAAIFGGGLGTAMTWWWDSYIHPKNLYYHFKPVVAVSEEIPFVAQNMAPADAFVAGAPGDLVLTPSLNWGEIATANITINQGGTLSPADASLAQYMYGSQWNTEFRSPPTFQITYGDPGQFTVRTGGAAGTDPKIAIWLDGTKQLEQAAQINQSYSINVPAGAHSIKVDNTGTDWITISSYTFTNAGSAVDVYALVSADSIHAGGWVYSNNYNHQYIAANGKPGSVFNAQVTVNGFKDGAYYVKWYNCLTGAIVLGAPAFATNNQLQINVPKLDWDLAFRVDEEYSNVAIDRDMGGETFSLYPNPAIAGEMIHVRFKSSKERPQFTLLDVAGRPVAALSAQETYAEIIDISLPGNLTAGVYWLRIDMDNMSGVQPLVIR, encoded by the coding sequence ATGAAAAAACATTATACGCGCCTGATTTATACTGCAATTATATTTTCCCTCCAACCGGCATTTATGTTTGCTTTGCCCTCTATCAATGGTGTTACGCCCGCTGCTACGGTTGTCGGACAATACGAAAAATTTGAGGTATCGGTAAGCCTGACCGCCAATTATACCAACCCCTACGACTACGATCAGATCAGGGTGTTTGCCACCTTTACTTCTCCCTCTGGTGACCAACAGATTGTGGATGGTTTTTTTATGAAAGATTATACCCTTACAGGTGCCGGCACGCTCAACGACAATGGAACCGAAGGTTTCCGCGTCAGATTCTCCCCCCATGAGACGGGTATCTGGACGTATGTGGTCTCCGTTACCGACAACTCTGGTACAGGCGCGTTTACCGCACAAAATTTTACCTGTGATATCGCTTCAAATCCGAAGAATAAGGGTTTTGTCAAAACTGGTGCTACGCGATATCTTCAATTTGACAATGGTGATCAATACATCCCTGTCGGGGAAAATATCGCCTGGCAGGTCTCCAATCCTTTTGTCGATTATACCAACTGGGTGGGTGGACTGATTACCAACAACGCCAACTTCTTCCGGCTCTGGCACGCACACTGGGGGCTGGGTATCGAGTGGAGAAATGGCAGCGACAGTTTTCTCGGCCTGCGCAAATACAAGGAATTCAATTCCCGCTATCAGGATTGGCTATTTGACTACTGCGCGCAAAACGGTGTATATGTCATGCTCTGCCTCCAGCATCACGGACAGGTTTCTGCCCAGACCAACCCCAACTGGTCAGACAATCCCTACAATGCCAACCTCGGTGGTCCCTGTCAAAATACCTGGGACTTCTTTTCCAATCCGACAGCGAAAGCCCATACCAAAAACCGGTTCCGGTATGTTGTTGCACGATGGGGGTATGCCCGCAGTATTATGGCCTGGGAACTGTTTAACGAAGTAGATCTCACCGACAACTTTGATCTGCACAAAGGAGACGTTTCCGACTGGCACGACGAAATGGCTGCATACATAAAATCCATTGATCCTTACGGCCATATCGTTACCACCAGCTTTTCCAATGACAAAAATGATCCTGCTATCTGGACCGCTCCGGATATGGATATTACGCAAACTCATTTCTACCTCAACACCCCGCATATCGAAAGAGTGGTTGTAAAAGGCATCACTTCGTATCTCGACCAGTACGACAAACCCACGCTTTCCGGCGAATTTGGTCTGGGAGGCTCCAGTTCCATCAGCAATCAGGACCCTGACGGGGTACATATCCACAACTCCCTTTGGGCTGCTATTTTTGGTGGCGGACTGGGTACGGCCATGACCTGGTGGTGGGATAGTTATATTCATCCCAAAAACCTCTATTATCACTTTAAACCAGTAGTTGCAGTTTCAGAAGAAATACCTTTTGTCGCTCAAAATATGGCCCCTGCGGATGCCTTCGTTGCAGGTGCTCCGGGAGATCTTGTTCTCACGCCAAGTCTGAACTGGGGAGAAATAGCAACGGCCAATATCACCATCAACCAGGGAGGAACCCTTTCTCCCGCCGATGCAAGCCTCGCTCAATACATGTATGGTTCTCAGTGGAATACTGAATTCCGATCCCCTCCAACCTTTCAGATTACCTATGGTGATCCGGGTCAGTTTACCGTCAGAACAGGAGGTGCCGCAGGTACAGATCCCAAAATCGCCATTTGGCTGGATGGGACAAAACAGCTTGAACAAGCGGCCCAAATCAACCAGAGCTATTCGATCAATGTTCCGGCAGGTGCGCATTCAATCAAAGTGGATAATACCGGTACGGACTGGATCACTATTTCATCCTATACCTTTACCAATGCAGGTTCAGCCGTGGATGTGTATGCACTGGTATCGGCAGACAGCATCCATGCCGGCGGGTGGGTGTACAGCAACAACTACAACCACCAATATATTGCTGCCAATGGAAAACCTGGTTCTGTTTTCAATGCGCAGGTAACTGTCAATGGCTTTAAAGACGGAGCCTATTACGTCAAATGGTATAATTGCCTTACAGGGGCGATTGTTCTCGGTGCACCTGCATTTGCCACCAACAACCAGTTGCAAATCAATGTGCCCAAACTCGACTGGGATCTCGCCTTCCGGGTGGATGAAGAATACAGCAATGTTGCCATTGACAGGGATATGGGAGGAGAGACATTCAGCCTGTATCCCAACCCGGCAATCGCAGGCGAAATGATTCATGTACGCTTCAAATCTTCGAAAGAAAGGCCACAGTTCACGCTTCTGGATGTGGCAGGAAGACCTGTTGCAGCTCTTTCTGCACAGGAAACATACGCGGAAATCATCGATATTTCTCTGCCGGGTAATCTGACAGCAGGCGTTTACTGGCTCAGGATCGACATGGACAATATGTCCGGCGTGCAACCACTGGTGATTCGATGA
- a CDS encoding AAA family ATPase, whose amino-acid sequence MIERIEIRNFKSIQKLDLRLNPVNILIGANGAGKSNFIDFFQLVNKIYEGKLKLYSEQKGANNLLYRGIKHSSYIMGLLDFDNTNAYKFIVKPGNDDVLYISEEGDFFNKDEDDSKNYNSNWHWHLAEPPYRYDSENRAWYVKNYLKSFRVYHFHDTSDTSPMKVSSQIDDNDFLRENGGNLASFLYYLQQKHQAIFKRIEMAVRSIAPFFERFDLKPRRINPDQIKLEWKERDSDMYLDAHNFSDGTLRFIALATLLMQPDPPKTILIDEPELGLHPVAVHKLGSLIQKASATCQVIVSTQSIELVNNFLPEDIITVDRSNGQSVFRRLEKDSLEHWLETFSLGDIWQKNIIGGQP is encoded by the coding sequence ATGATAGAGCGAATCGAGATTAGAAATTTTAAATCTATACAAAAGCTGGATTTACGCCTGAATCCGGTCAATATTCTGATTGGTGCCAATGGCGCAGGTAAAAGCAATTTTATAGATTTTTTTCAATTGGTCAATAAGATTTATGAAGGGAAGCTAAAGCTCTATTCTGAACAAAAAGGAGCTAATAACTTATTATATCGGGGAATAAAGCATTCCAGCTATATCATGGGTTTACTTGATTTTGACAATACAAATGCATATAAGTTTATTGTAAAGCCTGGCAACGACGATGTTTTGTATATTTCTGAAGAGGGCGATTTTTTTAATAAGGATGAGGACGATTCTAAAAACTATAACAGCAATTGGCATTGGCATCTCGCAGAGCCTCCATACCGGTATGATTCTGAAAACAGAGCATGGTATGTAAAAAATTACCTGAAAAGTTTTCGCGTTTACCATTTTCATGATACAAGTGATACTTCACCTATGAAGGTAAGTAGCCAGATAGATGACAATGATTTTTTAAGAGAAAATGGTGGCAACCTCGCATCATTCCTATATTATCTACAGCAAAAGCATCAAGCTATTTTCAAAAGAATTGAAATGGCTGTAAGATCAATAGCACCTTTTTTCGAACGATTTGACCTAAAACCTCGTCGAATCAATCCGGATCAGATCAAGCTGGAATGGAAAGAACGTGATTCTGATATGTATCTTGACGCACATAATTTTTCTGATGGGACATTGCGGTTTATTGCATTAGCTACGTTGCTGATGCAGCCTGACCCTCCAAAAACAATTTTGATAGACGAACCTGAACTGGGCCTGCATCCTGTAGCTGTACACAAATTAGGGTCCCTCATACAAAAAGCGTCCGCCACATGTCAGGTAATTGTATCTACCCAGTCCATAGAGTTAGTCAACAACTTTCTTCCTGAAGATATAATTACCGTTGATCGGTCAAATGGCCAATCTGTGTTTCGCAGATTGGAAAAGGACTCGCTGGAACATTGGTTGGAGACCTTTTCACTTGGTGATATCTGGCAAAAAAATATTATCGGTGGGCAACCATGA
- a CDS encoding serine hydrolase — translation MKKILVLILLPVFLMSGPARPTYEVVPPVDPEIPVRVSDESFIPLRDLEDTRLEARLRQKLNENAEWKGLIANDKMAVGLVDLRDMNNPRFAAINSNTMMYAASLPKIAILLSAMDAIEKNELAETPEIRQDLRLMISKSDNYASTRMIDRLGYAKIEQVLTDPQYALYDPNFGGGLWVGKRYAAAGERHPDPIKGLSHAATVSQVCRFYYMMIFGKLVSYERSRQMLNIMGRPELHHKFVNTLDAIAPQAMLFRKSGSWQNYHSDSILVWDKDRKYILVGLTEASDGETILRNLVLSVEDVLN, via the coding sequence GTGAAAAAAATTCTGGTTTTAATCCTGCTTCCGGTCTTTCTAATGAGTGGGCCTGCAAGACCTACCTATGAGGTAGTTCCCCCTGTCGATCCGGAAATCCCTGTTAGAGTATCTGACGAATCTTTTATTCCTCTCCGCGATCTGGAAGATACCCGGTTGGAGGCTCGTCTCCGACAGAAGCTCAATGAAAATGCAGAGTGGAAAGGCCTGATTGCAAATGATAAAATGGCGGTAGGGCTCGTTGACCTTCGCGATATGAATAATCCCAGATTTGCTGCCATTAATTCCAACACGATGATGTATGCGGCCAGTCTGCCTAAAATTGCGATTCTGCTCTCCGCAATGGATGCTATAGAGAAAAATGAACTGGCTGAAACACCGGAAATCAGGCAGGATCTCCGGCTGATGATCAGCAAATCCGACAATTATGCCTCTACCCGAATGATCGATCGTCTGGGATATGCAAAAATCGAGCAGGTACTCACCGATCCTCAGTATGCTTTATATGATCCCAATTTTGGTGGCGGACTGTGGGTAGGTAAAAGATACGCAGCAGCTGGAGAAAGACATCCCGATCCAATAAAAGGACTGAGCCATGCGGCTACGGTTTCGCAGGTTTGCCGCTTTTATTATATGATGATTTTTGGAAAACTGGTCAGTTATGAGAGATCACGGCAGATGCTGAATATTATGGGACGCCCCGAGCTGCACCACAAATTTGTGAATACTTTGGATGCCATAGCCCCTCAGGCGATGTTGTTTCGCAAATCAGGCTCCTGGCAGAATTACCATTCTGACTCCATATTGGTTTGGGACAAAGACCGGAAATACATTCTCGTTGGGCTTACTGAAGCATCAGATGGTGAAACAATTCTCCGCAATTTGGTATTATCTGTGGAGGATGTGCTAAATTGA
- the pbpC gene encoding penicillin-binding protein 1C, with protein sequence MNIKDLILLLKKQSRTAPRSLAVKTSIRLGVILILGIIFFILISWVFPPPIPKTCSQTILAADSSLLCTYLTPDDKWRMYTSLDHISPELIEALIEKEDQWFYYHPGINPFSMLRAMVHNISSGKRVSGASTITMQLARMASPAPRTYTSKIREMFRAFQYEWKYSKREILEMYLSYLPYGGNIEGVTAASYIFFQRPPEKISLSQAILLTVIPNRPNSLRLDRYPEEARKARDKWIAYFRGKKIFTETSLTAAELEPINASRESLIPETPHICYELKRKYPHQQEIHSTIKPNVQHTVQRLLYNHVQRVKRLNVSNGAVLVVNNHTRQVVAYCGSADFSDNQALGQVNGVQAIRSPGSTLKPAAYGLGFDRGLVTPASKLMDIPGNFQSFIPENYDMMFRGEVTVFEALTHSLNIPPVRLVRDLDNDQFLDLLETAGFETIKNRRQDLGLSTVLGGCGVTLEELTRFYASFTNGGNMFPLRYLQSQSVDTTKEVRLFSAGASWLIADILSELERPDIPQTLVDDSKRPKIAWKTGTSYGKRDAWAIGFSPQFTVGVWMGNFDGTGAPELSGSYMAVPLLMDIFNAIDYNPEKKWFPQPPSVNTRKVCAETGKIPGQYCSHFMTDYYLEKSSSLQECNLHQELYVSNDEKVQYCPVCLPDTGYKKQVFPMYDPELVLWFASNNRAILTPPPHFEGCEARFSGEGPKILSPSEDFEYLVERAAGQEILLQAASAPTVRKHYWYVNDRFIVAAAPEEKVFFKPENRKLKVTCMDDRGRKSQVEVEVRYY encoded by the coding sequence ATGAATATCAAGGATTTAATTCTCCTACTAAAGAAACAGTCGCGCACAGCCCCGAGGTCTCTCGCAGTCAAAACCTCTATCCGGCTGGGTGTAATTCTTATTTTGGGAATTATTTTCTTTATTCTGATATCATGGGTGTTTCCGCCCCCCATTCCAAAGACTTGTTCGCAGACCATTCTTGCTGCTGACAGCTCATTACTTTGTACTTATCTGACGCCCGACGACAAGTGGAGAATGTACACTTCGCTGGATCATATAAGCCCCGAACTGATAGAAGCCCTGATTGAAAAAGAGGACCAGTGGTTTTATTATCACCCGGGCATCAACCCTTTTTCAATGCTACGGGCAATGGTACACAATATCTCTTCGGGTAAGCGGGTTTCCGGCGCATCGACCATCACCATGCAACTGGCGAGAATGGCTTCCCCCGCCCCCAGAACCTATACCAGCAAAATCCGGGAGATGTTCCGAGCCTTTCAGTACGAATGGAAATACAGCAAACGGGAGATTCTCGAAATGTATCTGAGCTACCTTCCTTATGGCGGGAATATTGAAGGAGTAACCGCAGCGTCCTATATCTTTTTCCAACGCCCCCCTGAAAAGATCAGCCTTTCTCAGGCGATTCTGCTAACGGTTATTCCCAACCGGCCCAATTCCTTACGCCTGGATCGATACCCGGAAGAAGCACGAAAAGCCCGGGATAAATGGATCGCCTATTTCCGGGGGAAAAAAATATTTACCGAGACATCTCTTACAGCGGCAGAACTGGAACCCATAAACGCCTCCAGAGAAAGCCTTATCCCCGAAACACCTCATATTTGCTACGAACTAAAGCGAAAGTACCCCCATCAACAGGAGATTCACAGCACAATCAAGCCCAACGTACAGCATACTGTTCAGCGGCTTTTATACAACCATGTGCAAAGAGTTAAGCGACTGAATGTGTCCAACGGCGCGGTTTTGGTGGTGAATAATCATACCCGGCAAGTTGTCGCCTACTGCGGATCGGCTGATTTTTCGGATAACCAGGCGCTGGGGCAGGTAAATGGAGTACAGGCTATCCGATCACCCGGCTCTACGCTCAAACCGGCCGCTTATGGTTTGGGATTTGACAGAGGCCTGGTTACCCCAGCTTCCAAACTGATGGATATTCCCGGCAATTTCCAGTCTTTTATTCCCGAAAATTACGATATGATGTTCCGGGGGGAAGTTACCGTATTTGAAGCACTCACACATTCCCTTAATATTCCCCCTGTGCGATTGGTCAGAGATCTCGACAATGACCAGTTTCTTGACCTGCTTGAAACTGCCGGGTTTGAGACCATTAAAAACCGCAGGCAGGACTTAGGCCTTTCGACCGTATTGGGAGGATGCGGTGTAACGCTGGAAGAATTGACCCGGTTTTATGCGAGTTTTACAAATGGAGGTAATATGTTTCCTCTCCGGTATCTTCAATCACAAAGTGTTGATACGACGAAGGAAGTTCGGCTTTTTTCTGCAGGCGCATCGTGGCTGATTGCCGATATCCTGTCTGAACTCGAAAGGCCAGACATACCGCAAACCTTGGTAGATGATTCCAAAAGGCCGAAAATCGCCTGGAAAACAGGTACTTCCTACGGAAAACGCGATGCATGGGCCATAGGATTTTCCCCTCAGTTTACCGTAGGCGTGTGGATGGGGAATTTTGACGGAACCGGGGCGCCGGAGCTGTCAGGATCTTATATGGCTGTACCACTGTTGATGGACATTTTTAACGCCATAGATTACAATCCGGAGAAAAAATGGTTTCCTCAGCCTCCCTCAGTCAATACACGCAAGGTATGCGCAGAAACCGGGAAAATACCCGGGCAATATTGCAGTCATTTTATGACAGACTACTATCTCGAAAAGTCTTCTTCACTTCAGGAGTGCAACCTGCATCAGGAGTTGTATGTCAGCAATGATGAAAAAGTACAATATTGTCCGGTATGTCTGCCAGATACAGGATATAAGAAACAAGTTTTCCCGATGTATGATCCTGAGCTGGTATTGTGGTTTGCTTCCAACAACCGGGCGATCCTCACCCCACCACCGCATTTTGAGGGATGTGAAGCCAGATTTTCAGGAGAAGGCCCAAAAATCCTGTCTCCATCTGAGGATTTTGAGTATTTGGTAGAGCGCGCAGCCGGACAGGAAATCTTGTTGCAGGCAGCTAGTGCCCCGACGGTGAGAAAACACTACTGGTATGTAAATGACCGGTTTATCGTAGCGGCGGCACCGGAGGAAAAAGTGTTTTTCAAACCCGAGAACCGAAAACTAAAGGTTACCTGTATGGATGACCGGGGCAGAAAAAGCCAGGTAGAAGTTGAGGTGAGGTATTATTGA
- a CDS encoding Npt1/Npt2 family nucleotide transporter — translation MTQAREAIKYLLRKTFDIREGELRRAFFMQANIFLLISTLLIVKPTVNALFLSRFGAENLPGAFILVAIVAAVISTLYSRVLRKHSLDKIISGTLIFSISVLILFGILLRLNVTVGWVLYIFYIWVSIFAVLSASQFWIFANLVFNAREAKRLFGFIGAGAIAGGIFGGYLTSILAPVLGSENLVFVCALLLFICIPITRYVWKKFVLNTKTTFTRERKNQGIADHPFQLILKSRHLTYLAGITGVSVIVAKLVDYQFSDIAATYIADPDELAAFFGFWFSNLNVISLLVQLFLTRRVVGTFGVGTSLFFLPGGILLGSMILLFMPVLWAAVIIKVSDGSLKQSINKAATELLALPIPTEIKNQAKTFIDVFVDSIATGVGGLILIFLVNGMELPSRYISLMTVLLILFWVYLAVKIRQEYLRSFKLKINQSKTGSEKKEPDFSQESVIGGLKRVLENGNDSQILFVLRKIREISDERLLESVRALLSHPSPEIRTEVIRNLYYMKNHQVADEVMPFIHDSDQGVKIAAFEYLIEHRPEDIEVLMQAYLSDKDYRVRAAALVSLANETRDNASLRESFDLEGRIQARLNSLSTVVDPEEMAFRKIEILRAIGQGNIPSYYDRIEKFLYDPDPVVVKQAITSAADTNHPRFLPLIVPFIGLEPFANAAKAALVRFGPGVVDVLMALAKQPETHVEMIRAMPVVVSQIGNQKSVNFLFHLIDYEDLMVRIESLKALNTLKINFPHLKFHEKLILHKINEEVHVFQDTLAVLYAQSQKNAIDHSSAPDAEIEITEARKSLISLLERRQDGSLERIFRLLGLKYPPDDMLNIYRGLQSKQEDFRINAVEFLDNLLAAPLKKLLIPIVETAMLDTISDKAIEHLNLSIPNEYQCFQLLLEGKDTRLKLAVLHLIGLLKDAAYIPMVETMVDNTNPKIKNFAAKTLERLRGEGHL, via the coding sequence ATGACTCAGGCCAGAGAGGCAATAAAATATTTACTGCGTAAAACCTTTGATATCAGAGAAGGTGAACTACGGCGTGCTTTTTTTATGCAGGCTAATATTTTCCTCCTGATTTCGACTCTCCTGATTGTCAAACCTACCGTAAATGCCCTTTTTCTCTCGCGTTTTGGTGCAGAAAATCTTCCCGGTGCTTTTATCCTCGTTGCAATTGTTGCCGCAGTCATTTCTACGCTGTATTCCCGTGTATTAAGGAAACATTCGCTTGATAAAATCATCTCGGGAACCCTGATCTTTTCGATCAGTGTGCTGATCCTCTTCGGGATTCTCCTTCGCCTGAACGTAACGGTAGGGTGGGTGCTCTACATTTTTTATATCTGGGTCTCGATATTTGCCGTACTTTCTGCCTCTCAGTTCTGGATTTTTGCCAACCTCGTATTTAATGCCCGGGAAGCAAAGCGCTTGTTTGGCTTCATTGGCGCGGGTGCCATTGCAGGCGGGATATTTGGGGGGTATCTGACCAGCATTCTGGCCCCGGTGCTGGGCAGTGAAAACCTGGTATTTGTCTGTGCGCTGCTTTTATTTATCTGCATTCCCATCACGCGGTACGTCTGGAAAAAATTTGTCCTCAATACAAAAACAACCTTTACCCGTGAGCGGAAAAATCAGGGAATTGCCGACCATCCGTTTCAACTCATTCTCAAATCCCGACATTTGACCTATCTGGCCGGAATTACCGGCGTAAGTGTCATTGTAGCTAAACTGGTGGACTACCAGTTTAGCGATATTGCTGCTACCTATATCGCAGATCCTGATGAACTGGCAGCATTCTTCGGATTCTGGTTTTCCAACCTGAATGTAATCTCTCTCCTGGTTCAGCTTTTTCTCACCCGACGTGTTGTGGGTACTTTTGGGGTGGGAACTTCCCTGTTTTTCCTTCCCGGAGGTATTTTGCTGGGATCTATGATTCTGCTTTTTATGCCGGTACTTTGGGCAGCAGTAATCATTAAAGTCAGCGATGGAAGCCTTAAACAGTCCATTAATAAAGCTGCTACCGAATTATTGGCACTGCCTATTCCCACCGAAATCAAAAACCAGGCTAAAACCTTTATCGATGTCTTTGTAGATAGTATCGCTACAGGTGTAGGCGGACTGATTTTGATTTTTCTGGTGAATGGAATGGAATTGCCCTCGCGCTATATCAGCCTGATGACGGTACTGCTGATTTTGTTTTGGGTTTACCTGGCGGTAAAAATCAGACAGGAATATCTTCGATCATTCAAACTGAAAATCAACCAGTCGAAAACTGGCTCAGAAAAGAAGGAACCCGATTTTTCACAGGAATCAGTAATCGGTGGGTTAAAGCGGGTTTTGGAAAATGGAAATGATTCACAAATTCTTTTTGTGCTTCGCAAGATTCGTGAAATCAGCGACGAACGGCTGCTGGAGAGTGTCCGGGCATTGCTTTCTCATCCTTCCCCAGAGATCCGTACAGAGGTTATCCGGAACCTGTATTATATGAAAAATCATCAGGTCGCGGATGAGGTGATGCCTTTTATCCATGACTCAGATCAGGGGGTAAAAATTGCTGCCTTTGAATATTTGATCGAACATCGTCCTGAAGATATTGAGGTGCTGATGCAGGCATATCTTTCTGACAAAGATTATCGGGTGCGTGCAGCGGCACTGGTAAGTCTTGCCAACGAAACCCGCGATAATGCATCGCTCAGGGAGTCTTTTGACCTTGAGGGGCGTATCCAGGCTCGGTTAAATTCCCTCTCCACTGTAGTGGATCCGGAGGAAATGGCTTTCCGGAAAATAGAAATTCTCCGGGCTATTGGTCAGGGTAATATCCCCTCATATTATGACCGGATAGAAAAGTTTTTGTACGACCCCGATCCGGTTGTGGTCAAACAGGCAATTACTTCTGCTGCGGATACTAACCATCCCCGGTTTTTGCCTCTGATTGTGCCGTTTATCGGTTTGGAACCATTTGCCAATGCTGCTAAAGCAGCGCTCGTCAGGTTTGGACCAGGCGTTGTGGATGTGTTGATGGCACTGGCAAAACAACCCGAAACCCATGTGGAAATGATACGGGCTATGCCGGTGGTTGTGTCACAGATCGGAAACCAGAAATCGGTGAATTTTTTATTTCACCTGATAGACTATGAAGACCTCATGGTCAGGATTGAATCTCTGAAGGCGCTGAATACTCTGAAAATAAATTTCCCGCATCTGAAGTTTCATGAAAAACTGATTCTTCATAAGATCAATGAAGAAGTCCATGTTTTTCAAGATACATTGGCTGTCTTGTATGCCCAAAGCCAGAAAAATGCAATTGATCATTCTTCGGCTCCGGACGCAGAAATAGAAATCACCGAAGCCCGCAAGAGTTTGATCTCCCTGTTGGAAAGAAGGCAGGATGGAAGTCTGGAAAGGATTTTTCGATTGTTGGGACTCAAATACCCTCCCGATGATATGTTGAATATTTATCGTGGACTTCAAAGCAAACAGGAAGATTTCCGGATAAATGCTGTCGAGTTTTTGGATAATCTGCTTGCTGCTCCATTAAAAAAACTCCTCATTCCGATTGTGGAAACAGCTATGCTGGATACTATTTCTGATAAGGCAATTGAACATCTGAATCTTTCCATCCCCAATGAGTACCAGTGTTTCCAACTATTGCTGGAAGGAAAGGATACCAGGCTGAAGCTGGCGGTTCTGCATTTGATTGGCTTGTTGAAAGATGCCGCAT
- a CDS encoding DUF4276 family protein: MKRIYVIVEGLSEMEFVKRVMEPYFTAKRIIISGIPMKKSGGGSGFSNLDHFKNNVTPLLFESDQPVITTMIDLYKFPVQSGNPHEERLLKHYDKVSNINEKLAGLEKVLSAVVDKIKPYPEFLPYIQKHEFEALLFSDPDVFNIEDPNIVSDIAAILIDNPNPEDINTTFDGHPARRLETIFAKHKKKYVKGADAVDFAEIAGIEKIMEKCPRFKTWILDLVSMAISPTM, encoded by the coding sequence ATGAAAAGGATATATGTAATTGTGGAGGGGCTTTCTGAGATGGAATTTGTGAAAAGGGTAATGGAGCCTTACTTTACAGCAAAAAGAATTATAATTTCTGGTATTCCTATGAAAAAAAGTGGCGGAGGGTCAGGCTTTTCTAATTTGGATCATTTTAAAAATAATGTTACCCCCTTATTATTTGAATCAGATCAGCCTGTAATTACCACTATGATTGACTTGTATAAGTTCCCTGTACAATCTGGTAATCCTCATGAGGAAAGACTTTTAAAACATTATGACAAGGTCTCAAATATAAATGAAAAGCTTGCTGGTCTGGAAAAAGTACTGTCTGCAGTAGTAGATAAAATTAAACCATATCCAGAGTTTCTTCCATACATCCAAAAACATGAGTTTGAAGCATTGCTGTTTTCTGATCCCGATGTTTTCAACATTGAAGACCCAAACATTGTAAGTGATATTGCCGCCATACTTATAGATAACCCCAATCCAGAGGATATAAACACTACTTTCGATGGGCATCCGGCCAGGCGGTTGGAAACTATTTTCGCAAAGCACAAAAAGAAATATGTAAAAGGTGCTGACGCGGTTGACTTTGCAGAAATAGCCGGAATAGAGAAAATAATGGAAAAATGCCCGCGGTTCAAAACCTGGATTTTGGATTTGGTTTCTATGGCAATATCCCCGACTATGTAG